In Deferribacter desulfuricans SSM1, the following are encoded in one genomic region:
- a CDS encoding tetratricopeptide repeat protein, translating to MGDYEVSKKIYNEIKVYDNSIVNLLGILFGEKVTEDNVNKLSKNDLMIIFDELNINKKDDLIRILKFYKKDLVLRYDLLLKIIYTLDGDKKYNELKKAYQNLSALGMDSQFPKIYEELGVLEFNKKNYQVALNYFKKYLSTAKNKEEIPKVYYYTAKSYLQLDDKMNAVYYFDKLIKEYPKSFYKNLAEKEVKELRWIEKIKKAS from the coding sequence TTGGGTGATTATGAAGTATCAAAAAAGATATATAACGAGATAAAGGTGTATGATAATTCGATTGTAAATTTGTTAGGGATACTTTTTGGGGAGAAAGTTACTGAAGATAATGTTAATAAATTGTCAAAAAATGATTTAATGATTATTTTTGACGAATTAAATATAAATAAAAAGGATGATTTGATAAGGATTTTAAAATTTTATAAAAAAGATTTGGTTTTAAGATATGATTTACTTTTGAAAATTATTTACACATTAGATGGTGACAAAAAATATAATGAATTAAAAAAAGCCTATCAGAATTTATCCGCTTTAGGTATGGATTCCCAGTTTCCAAAAATTTACGAAGAGCTTGGCGTATTAGAATTTAACAAGAAAAATTATCAAGTAGCTTTAAATTATTTTAAAAAATATTTATCAACTGCTAAAAATAAAGAAGAGATACCAAAGGTTTATTATTATACAGCTAAAAGTTATTTACAGCTAGATGATAAAATGAATGCAGTTTATTATTTTGATAAATTGATTAAAGAGTATCCAAAAAGTTTTTATAAAAATCTTGCTGAGAAAGAGGTGAAAGAGTTACGGTGGATAGAAAAGATAAAAAAAGCGAGTTAG
- a CDS encoding sensor histidine kinase yields MDRKDKKSELELLSEAFNVFNTATEKLQDSYQKLKEETEKLRREIEEKNKQLEETSSLLSSVLMSTQSAIVAISKDREIILSNKKFEYFYCKYKDEFINKICEYRENGSYEFEIGKSTFRVHVGNFKHSDVEGWTYSIEDITHLKELEEEHRRDEHLKSMGVMAANIAHEIRNPLGSIELFASLLARDLKNDKEKRVLIDSVLKGVKSINNTISNILLFTKEVTLSKKEYYLADIVDDVVLYLRHLMNDKKIKFINKIDDDFKIYCDSELMKQVFMNLIHNAIDAVDANGEIRIYCKQEEKFDVIVVEDNGCGIDEEFIKKIFIPFHTSKTKGTGLGLSIVYKIIKAHSGNIYVESDGQSFTRFIIKLGRC; encoded by the coding sequence GTGGATAGAAAAGATAAAAAAAGCGAGTTAGAACTTTTAAGCGAAGCTTTTAATGTTTTTAATACTGCGACTGAAAAATTACAAGATAGTTATCAAAAATTAAAAGAGGAAACAGAAAAGCTTAGAAGAGAGATTGAGGAGAAAAATAAACAACTTGAAGAAACTTCTTCGCTACTTTCATCAGTTTTAATGAGCACACAAAGTGCTATCGTTGCAATTTCCAAAGATAGAGAGATTATTTTGTCAAATAAAAAGTTTGAATACTTTTACTGTAAATATAAAGATGAATTTATAAACAAAATTTGTGAATATAGAGAAAATGGGTCTTATGAATTTGAAATTGGGAAATCGACATTTAGAGTTCATGTTGGCAATTTTAAACATTCAGATGTGGAGGGTTGGACGTATTCTATTGAAGATATTACTCATTTAAAAGAGTTAGAAGAAGAGCATAGAAGAGATGAACATCTAAAATCGATGGGGGTGATGGCTGCAAACATAGCCCATGAGATAAGAAATCCTCTTGGTAGTATTGAGTTGTTTGCCTCATTGCTTGCTAGAGATCTTAAAAATGATAAAGAGAAACGTGTATTGATTGATTCTGTATTGAAAGGGGTCAAAAGTATCAATAATACTATATCAAATATATTGCTATTTACAAAAGAAGTTACATTAAGCAAAAAAGAGTATTATTTGGCTGATATTGTTGATGATGTTGTTTTATATCTTAGACACTTAATGAATGATAAAAAAATCAAATTTATAAATAAAATAGATGATGATTTTAAAATTTACTGTGATAGTGAATTAATGAAGCAGGTTTTTATGAATCTTATTCATAATGCGATAGACGCTGTTGATGCAAATGGTGAAATTAGAATATATTGCAAACAAGAGGAAAAGTTTGACGTTATAGTTGTAGAAGATAATGGCTGTGGCATTGATGAAGAGTTTATAAAAAAAATATTTATCCCTTTTCATACATCAAAAACAAAGGGGACTGGACTTGGATTGTCAATTGTTTATAAAATTATTAAAGCTCATTCTGGTAATATATATGTTGAAAGTGATGGGCAAAGTTTTACAAGATTTATTATTAAGTTAGGAAGGTGTTAA
- a CDS encoding sigma-54-dependent transcriptional regulator has product MSEIKRVLVVDDDDNMRNGLKLTISRMGIDVDVAIDANDGFEKAMKTNYDLIISDIKMPKIDGITFFKMLKNAGVKTPLCFITAYATVETAVEALKLGAFDYIIKPFPPEVIEELIERVFSINNLKQEDHNEDRKYVYKSRYMAEIFNLALDVASSDATVLITGESGTGKEVLAKFIHENSRRKAKPFVAVNCAAIPENLVESEFFGYEKGAFTGAEKRKPGKFEIADGGTILLDEIGEIPINLQAKLLRVLQEKEIERLGGLKPIPVDVRIIATTNRDLLEEVKKGNFREDLYYRLNVINLHIPPLRRRKDDILHLAEFFVEKYSKLNRKKAKNLSEDAKSTLVNYDWPGNVRELEHTIERAVILSKGDKITSKDLFLHGLVFHEESLVEEVKTVDSDISNDEDSKEPEKISFTNTLKNRSIADVEKELILNTLKDVGGNRTKAAEILGITVRTLRNKLKEYREQGIDIDKYLND; this is encoded by the coding sequence ATGTCAGAGATAAAAAGGGTTTTAGTCGTTGATGACGATGATAATATGAGAAATGGATTAAAATTGACAATTTCAAGGATGGGTATTGATGTGGATGTAGCTATTGATGCAAATGATGGGTTTGAAAAGGCTATGAAAACAAATTACGATTTGATAATCTCTGATATAAAGATGCCAAAGATTGATGGGATTACATTTTTTAAGATGCTTAAAAATGCAGGAGTAAAGACCCCTTTATGCTTCATAACAGCTTATGCCACAGTGGAGACAGCTGTTGAGGCTTTGAAACTTGGTGCTTTTGATTATATTATAAAACCTTTTCCACCTGAAGTTATTGAAGAGCTAATAGAGAGAGTGTTTAGTATAAATAATCTTAAACAAGAGGATCATAACGAAGATAGAAAATATGTTTATAAAAGCCGGTATATGGCAGAAATATTTAATCTTGCATTAGATGTGGCAAGCTCTGATGCCACAGTTTTGATTACAGGCGAATCTGGGACAGGTAAGGAAGTTTTAGCTAAGTTTATACATGAAAATAGTCGCAGAAAAGCTAAACCTTTTGTGGCCGTAAATTGTGCTGCAATACCAGAAAATTTAGTGGAAAGTGAGTTTTTTGGATACGAAAAAGGTGCTTTTACTGGTGCTGAAAAGAGAAAACCAGGTAAATTTGAGATTGCTGATGGTGGGACAATTCTATTGGATGAAATAGGGGAGATCCCAATTAATCTCCAGGCTAAGCTTTTAAGAGTGTTGCAGGAAAAAGAGATTGAGAGGTTGGGAGGTTTAAAACCTATACCTGTTGATGTAAGAATAATTGCTACGACAAACAGGGATTTGCTTGAGGAAGTAAAAAAAGGGAATTTTAGAGAAGATTTGTATTACAGATTAAATGTAATAAACTTACATATTCCGCCACTTAGAAGAAGGAAAGATGATATTTTGCATCTTGCTGAGTTTTTCGTGGAAAAGTATTCAAAATTAAATCGTAAAAAGGCTAAAAATCTTAGTGAAGACGCCAAAAGTACTTTAGTTAATTATGATTGGCCTGGAAATGTAAGAGAGTTGGAGCATACTATAGAAAGGGCTGTGATATTATCCAAAGGGGATAAAATTACTTCAAAAGATTTGTTTTTGCATGGTTTGGTTTTTCATGAAGAATCTTTAGTTGAAGAAGTTAAAACAGTTGATAGTGATATAAGCAATGATGAAGACAGTAAAGAACCTGAAAAAATAAGTTTTACTAATACATTGAAAAATAGAAGTATAGCTGATGTTGAAAAGGAACTTATTTTAAATACATTAAAAGATGTTGGTGGGAATAGAACCAAAGCTGCTGAAATTTTGGGAATTACAGTTAGAACACTTAGAAATAAGTTGAAAGAATATAGAGAACAGGGTATCGATATTGATAAATATTTAAATGATTAG
- a CDS encoding EAL and HDOD domain-containing protein: MDINKTFIGRQPILDVSGKVFGYELLFRKSGVSSSAVIDDPFKTVIETFLNALEHFGIDVLVGKGYAFINVNKEVIMSPVIELLPSTRVILEILEDVTVDEELIDRIEELRLEGYMFALDDFVLEKTNIDSLKKLEHLIDIVKVDILNLDESEIIKVTNHLKKTNFLLLAEKVETFEQYDLCKFLGYEYFQGFYFEKPQILEAQKIDPKKFGILRLINLINKNASIKQIVDAFALQPDLSISLLKFINSAAFFLRNEVKSIRHAISLIGMRKLLNWLIMLSYVSKDDSGLDSPLFQMVAVKAKTMEILCNDYLKKSDCDSAFLAGLLSNIDVLFSMPKEKLLKEFAISDDIKKAVLDYSGYLGELLRIVEQSDKNEDVEEIENSLGLTLDNIIDAKIKSYNWFYNLVKEFA; the protein is encoded by the coding sequence ATGGATATAAATAAAACATTTATTGGTAGACAACCTATACTTGATGTAAGTGGGAAAGTTTTTGGCTACGAACTTCTTTTTCGCAAAAGCGGTGTTTCTAGTAGTGCCGTAATAGATGATCCATTTAAAACTGTTATAGAGACTTTTTTAAATGCTTTGGAGCATTTTGGTATAGATGTGTTAGTTGGTAAGGGGTATGCTTTTATTAATGTTAATAAAGAAGTAATTATGTCACCTGTTATTGAACTTCTTCCTAGCACGAGAGTTATTTTAGAAATTTTAGAAGATGTTACTGTTGATGAGGAGTTAATAGATAGGATTGAAGAGCTTAGACTAGAAGGTTATATGTTTGCTCTAGATGATTTTGTATTAGAGAAAACAAATATCGATTCTTTAAAAAAATTAGAGCATTTAATCGATATTGTAAAAGTAGATATTTTAAACTTAGATGAATCTGAAATTATTAAAGTGACAAACCATTTGAAAAAGACTAATTTTTTACTACTTGCTGAAAAAGTGGAAACATTTGAACAATATGATTTATGTAAATTTTTAGGTTATGAGTATTTCCAGGGGTTTTATTTTGAAAAACCGCAAATTTTAGAGGCTCAAAAAATTGATCCAAAAAAGTTTGGGATTTTAAGGCTTATTAATCTAATAAATAAAAATGCAAGCATTAAGCAGATTGTAGATGCATTTGCTTTACAACCTGATCTGAGTATTAGTTTACTAAAATTTATAAATTCAGCTGCTTTTTTTCTAAGAAATGAAGTGAAATCTATTAGACATGCAATAAGTTTAATAGGGATGAGAAAGCTTTTGAACTGGTTGATTATGCTTAGTTACGTTTCGAAAGATGATTCAGGATTAGATTCACCACTATTTCAAATGGTAGCAGTAAAAGCAAAGACTATGGAAATTTTGTGTAATGATTATTTGAAAAAGTCTGATTGTGACAGTGCTTTTTTGGCTGGCTTATTGTCAAATATTGATGTGCTTTTTTCGATGCCAAAAGAGAAGTTGTTAAAAGAATTTGCTATTTCTGATGACATAAAGAAAGCTGTGCTTGATTACTCTGGTTATTTGGGTGAATTATTAAGAATAGTGGAACAGTCAGATAAAAATGAGGATGTGGAAGAAATAGAAAATTCACTTGGTTTAACTTTAGATAACATTATTGATGCAAAAATAAAAAGTTATAATTGGTTTTACAACCTTGTTAAAGAGTTTGCATAG